CGACTGACATTCTTGACCCTCTCCACTCGCCCGCGCCGGTGATTTTTGATTGTTCGGCGGGGCTGACTTATCCATGTTGCCCAGAGTTCTCGACCCGTGCAAGCGGCATTCCAGCAAGGAACGCGCCAAGTTGCACCGCTGTGCAGCAATGCTGACCGGTAATTTTGGGGCGAACGGGCAGCGGACGATATTCGACTTTGGACCCGTGACGTCCCGGGAAGACCGGTCGGTAACGCCCATGCCGGCGCCCGGCGAGCGCCCTTGTGGCGAAGCGATCTGATTGACCATACCTGCCGATTGCGCAGGCCCGCGCCCGGCCGCCCGTCTCAGGTCGCTTGCGTTGCACACCGTGTCGCGGCGATACTCTGGCAGGCCGCTCGAATCTGATCCGGAGGGGACATGAAGGTTAACATCGAAATCGACTGCACCCCCCTTGAGGCCCGCCAGTTCTTCGGATTGCCCGACGTGGCGCCGATGCAAACGGCGGTGATGGACAAGCTGCAGCAGCAGGTCCTGAGCAACATCGAGAAGATCTCGCCGGAATCGCTGGTGCAGAGCTGGTTCACCTTCGATCCAAAGATCGCCGAGCGGTTTCAGGACATGTTCGTCGCGATGGCCGGCCTCGGCGGCCCGCGCAGCGGCGACAAGAAGAAATAGTGGCGCCCGGGCGGGACGCGCCGCCGGAGACGGACCGGCTTCGTCCGCCGGCACTCGGCCTGCTGCTCGCCGAAGCCCGCGGGCTGTTCGAATTGAATGCGAGCCTGTTGCTGTCGCCCGTGCTGATGCGCGCGCCCAGGGGCGACGGCCATCCGGTGCTGGCGTTGCCGGGCTTTCTCGCCAGCGATCTCTCGATGGTACCGATGCGGCGCTATCTCAGCGAGCTCGGCTATGAGGCACATGCTTGGCGGATGGGCCGCAACCTCGGCGGTCTCGAACGGATGCGGGAGTCGCTGCGCGCCCGCCTGGCCGAGATCCATGCTGCGACGGGGCGCAAGGTCAGCCTGGTCGGATGGAGCCTCGGCGGCGTCTATGCCCGCGATCTCGCGCTCTGGGCGCCCGACAAGGTCCGCTACGTGATCACGCTCGGCAGCCCGTTTGCCAACGACGTACGCGCGACCAACGCCACGCGGCTCTACGAGGCGCTGTCCGGCGATCGGGTCGAGGATTTTGCCGAAGCGCGCGCGGCCATCGCGGGCGATCTGCCGGTGCCGGCGACGTCGATCTATTCGCGTGCCGACGGCGTCGTGAACTGGCGGACCTGCCTGCTCCGCCCCTCAGACCGCGCCGAGAACATCGAAGTCCACCTGGCGAGCCACATCGGGCTCGGGGTGAACCCCGCCGCGCTGTGGGCCGTGGCGGACCGGCTGGCGCAACCGGAGGGAGAGTTCTGGCCATTTGACCGGGCAGGGCCCTTTGCCATTGCATATGCCCCGCCGGAGCGGGCAGTATCGGCCTGACGAGAAGCGCCGGCAAAGGCGCCCGTCGAATATGAGTGGAGGGAACTATGGCTGACGGTAAGAAGCTGTCGTCGCTGGACGCGTCGTTTCTCTATCTGGAAACGCCTGAGATGCCGATGCACGTCGGCAGCATGGCGATCTTTCGCCTGCCAGACGATTACAAGGGCGACTTCTTCGAAGACTTCAAGGCGATGATCGTCTCGCGCCTGCACATCGCGCCGATCCTGAAGGCGCGGCTGGAGAAGGCCCCGCTCGACATCGACCATCCCTCCTGGGTCGAGGACGACCAGTTCGACATCGACCGCCACATCTTCCGCGCCAGCCTGCCGCAGCCGCGCGACCGCGCCACGCTCGAACGCATCGTCGGCTGGATGCACGCCAAGCTGTTGAACCGCGCCCGCCCGCTCTGGGAGTTCTACGTGTTCGAAGGCATGAAGGACAACGAGGTCGGGCTCTATTCCAAGATGCACCACGCCGCCATCGACGGCGGCGCCGGTGCGGCGCTGACCAACATGATCTACGACATTTCGCCGATCCCGCG
The genomic region above belongs to Bradyrhizobium arachidis and contains:
- a CDS encoding esterase/lipase family protein; protein product: MAPGRDAPPETDRLRPPALGLLLAEARGLFELNASLLLSPVLMRAPRGDGHPVLALPGFLASDLSMVPMRRYLSELGYEAHAWRMGRNLGGLERMRESLRARLAEIHAATGRKVSLVGWSLGGVYARDLALWAPDKVRYVITLGSPFANDVRATNATRLYEALSGDRVEDFAEARAAIAGDLPVPATSIYSRADGVVNWRTCLLRPSDRAENIEVHLASHIGLGVNPAALWAVADRLAQPEGEFWPFDRAGPFAIAYAPPERAVSA
- a CDS encoding DUF6489 family protein; amino-acid sequence: MKVNIEIDCTPLEARQFFGLPDVAPMQTAVMDKLQQQVLSNIEKISPESLVQSWFTFDPKIAERFQDMFVAMAGLGGPRSGDKKK